The following proteins are encoded in a genomic region of Pyricularia oryzae 70-15 chromosome 6, whole genome shotgun sequence:
- a CDS encoding exopolygalacturonase has product MKLSSLLAMLGVATTATAFMPADRPRNAQEFRAKHPVARRADSGCRRRFTPRASTHDLDDVSAEFEQAVRDANNGGTVHLPKDQLFVIGKPLDLTFLNDIHVKLEGTIRFTNDTPYWQANAFYHPFQRSLMFWKWGGKDIKIYGEGVLDGNGQRWWNEFSGLEILDPDNPYLRPVLFYAENTTNLHVEGIFMKDSPVWHNFVVTSKDVTYKDVIIEAISNNATSPPKNSDFFNSLNVDGVTVERVWVNIGDDCFSPKSNTSNVHVNTMYCNGTHGQSMGSLGQYEGEVSIVENVLIENVALLNGDNGARLKIWAGESVGSGWIRNVTFRNFYAANLDFVARLDSCYFNIPSETCNRFPSKMSIQDITFENFSGTTSGKNGDAVARLTCSTSPDAVCENVVFKNFNITSPCGGAPVVICDGITGLQHGCVAFDSAEAKAAMDNKCKAPVASIEPPWPVRDWRNSK; this is encoded by the exons ATGAAGCTCTCGTCGCTCCTCGCCATGCTGGGCGTGGCCACCACGGCCACGGCGTTCATGCCAGCGGACCGCCCCCGCAACGCCCAGGAGTTCCGGGCCAAGCACCCGGTCGCGAGGCGCGCCGACTCGGGCTGCCGTCGGCGCTTCACGCCGCGGGCGTCGACGCACGACCTGGACGACGTCTCGGCCGAGTTTGAGCAGGCCGTGCGCGACGCCAACAACGGCGGCACCGTCCACCTGCCCAAGGACCAGCTGTTCGTCATCGGCAAGCCGCTGGACCTGACCTTCCTCAACGACATCCACGTCAAGCTGGAGGGCACCATCAGGTTCACCAACGACACGCCGTACTGGCAGGCCAATGCCTTTTACCACCCCTTCCAGCGCTCCCTGATGTTTTGGAAGTGGGGCGGCAAGGACATCAAGATCTATGGCGAGGGGGTCTTGGACGGCAACGGGCAGAGGTGGTGGAATGAGTTTTCTGGACTGGA GATTCTCGACCCAGACAACCCATACCTTCGCCCGGTGCTCTTTTACGCCGAAAACACAACCAACCTGCACGTTGAGGGAATCTTTATGAAGGACTCGCCCGTCTGGCACAATTTTGTCGTCACCT CCAAGGATGTCACATACAAAGACGTCATCATTGAGGCAATCTCCAACAATGCCACCTCCCCGCCCAAGAACTCGGACTTTTTCAACTCGCTCAACGTAGACGGCGTCACCGTGGAGCGCGTCTGGGTCAACATTGGAGACGATTGTTTCAGCCCCAAAAGCAACACGTCCAACGTCCACGTCAACACCATG TACTGCAACGGAACTCATGGGCAGTCCATGGGCTCGCTGGGACAGTACGAAGGAGAAGTTTCCATTGTCGAGAACGTTTTGATTGAGAATGTTGCCTTGTTAAATGGTGACAATGGTGCCAGACTCAAGATCTGGGCTGGCGAGTCTGTTGGTTCAG GCTGGATCCGCAACGTCACTTTCCGCAACTTCTACGCCGCCAACCTCGACTTTGTCGCCCGCCTCGACTCGTGCTACTTCAACATCCCCAGCGAGACCTGCAACCGTTTCCCCTCCAAGATGAGCATCCAGGACATCACCTTTGAGAACTTTAGCGGCACCACCAGCGGCAAGAACGGCGACGCCGTCGCCCGGCTGACCTGCTCCACCAGCCCCGACGCCGTGTGCGAGAACGTCGTCTTCAAGAACTTCAACATCACGAGCCCCTGCGGCGGAGCGCCCGTGGTCATCTGCGACGGCATCACGGGCCTGCAGCACGGCTGCGTGGCATTTGACAGTGCCGAGGCAAAGGCTGCCATGGATAACAAGTGCAAGGCGCCTGTGGCCAGCATCGagccgccgtggccggtcagGGACTGGAGGAACAGCAAGTAA
- a CDS encoding STE/STE20/YSK protein kinase yields the protein MGDRDRDYEEGSPDPESLYTKEYCIGGGSFGKVYKGVDKRTGHAVAIKIIDIESAEDEVEDIIQEIAILSELQSPYVTKYYGSYAKGAELWIVMEFCSGGSCADLMKPGLIGEEYIAIVVRELLLGLDYLHADKKLHRDVKAANVLLAANGQVKLADFGVSGQLSATMTKKNTFVGTPFWMAPEVIKQSGYDHKADIWSLGITALELANGEPPYADIHPMKVLFLIPKNPPPRLEGNFTKAFKDFIELCLQRDPKDRPSARELLRHPFVRHAKKTSYLTELIERHSRWSSTHKSENDEELDSQSDDEQQRQQQAANRAAVNEDMWDFGTVRLVGERGHVVHRPGLLNPLDEAATNARATRSHETEFEQNRQRYRSESPTKRLSQQQLDNDTVKSRQVSPQRRPVPSSPGKTTVQKIEREPETPRAVLKPAPISFDSAPSPDYDRELQKQLQREMDGMNIGDMIDPGHKDRTGLIPKTGPASSQAQKPIAHLGPIKLPEIPPFRGKHAGSSQPAAQPQTRQYQPPQPRQMQQQELPPHPPYRARDDTPEPPQHQQLPTPRPLQTQALQYQQQQQQQPGTPQHQDFPSPAPAPPNGEMDALNDVIFPALEEALKRRQIRLQQQIQAMPPGAASQFAGGAPAPTPRQQRAEAAHEKIRKLVYRVAHMCKEIDHYDKSEPVHMDTGKDAGGTFLEGFLEEIMLRVEPFDEGEG from the exons ATGGGGGATAGGGACCGGGATTACGAGGAGGGGTCTCCTGACCCGGAGTCCCTCTACACCAAGGAATACTGCATTG GTGGAGGAAGCTTTGGAAAGGTCTACAAAGG AGTGGATAAGCGAACAGGCCATGCAGTTGCCATCAAGATCATTGACATCGAGAGCGCCGAAGACGAGGTCGAGGACATCATACAAGAGATTGCGATTCTGTCAGAGCTCCAGTCACCATATGTCACCAAGTATTATGGATCATACGCAAAGGGGGCCGAGCTGTGGATCGTCATGGAGTTCTGCTCCGGCGGAAGCTGCGCTGACCTCATGAAGCCTGGCTTGATTGGCGAGGAGTACATCGCCATCGTCGTCCGGGAGCTCTTGCTGGGGTTAGACTACCTCCACGCGGACAAGAAACTTCATCGAGACGTCAAAG CTGCCAATGTGTTACTTGCGGCCAATGGACAAGTCAAGCTGGCAGATTTTGGCGTTTCGGGCCAGTTGAGCGCCACCATGACCAAGAAGAACACATTCGTGGGCACACCCTTCTGGATGGCGCCCGAAGTGATAAAACAAAGCGGTTACGATCACAAGGCAGATATTTGGTCACTGGGTATTACAGCCCTTGAGCTGGCCAATGGAGAACCACCGTATGCCGATATTCATCCGATGAAGGTTCTGTTCTTGATCCCCAAAAACCCACCCCCGCGCCTTGAAGGAAACTTCACCAAGGCTTTCAAGGACTTTATCGAGCTATGTCTGCAGCGCGACCCGAAGGACCGGCCCTCCGCCAGAGAGCTGCTGCGGCATCCGTTCGTCCGACACGCCAAAAAGACGAGCTACCTGACAGAGTTGATCGAGCGCCACAGCCGCTGGAGCTCTACGCACAAGAGCGAGAACGATGAGGAGTTAGACAGTCAGTCAGACGATGAGCAGCAGCGTCAACAGCAGGCCGCCAACCGGGCGGCAGTCAACGAGGACATGTGGGACTTTGGTACCGTCAGGCTTGTTGGCGAGCGTGGTCACGTCGTTCACCGCCCGGGATTGCTCAATCCCTTGGACGAGGCCGCCACCAATGCGCGGGCAACAAGGTCCCATGAGACAGAATTTGAGCAAAATCGCCAGCGGTATCGTAGCGAGAGCCCAACCAAAAGGCTGTCGCAACAGCAGTTGGATAACGACACGGTTAAGTCGAGACAGGTCAGCCCGCAGAGGAGACCAGTTCCGAGCTCTCCAGGGAAAACAACAGTGCAAAAGATAGAAAGAGAGCCAGAGACACCGAGAGCGGTCTTGAAGCCAGCCCCTATTAGCTTTGATAGTGCGCCCTCGCCAGACTACGACAGAGAGCTACAAAAGCAATTACAGCGCGAGATGGATGGGATGAACATCGGTGATATGATAGATCCCGGTCATAAGGATAGGACGGGATTGATACCAAAGACAGGACCGGCTTCTTCACAAGCTCAGAAGCCGATTGCCCATCTAGGCCCAATCAAGCTGCCAGAGATACCGCCATTCCGTGGTAAACACGCAGGGTCCAGTCAGCCGGCAGCACAGCCACAAACACGCCAATACCAACCACCACAACCAAGGCAAATGCAACAGCAGGAGCTTCCTCCTCACCCACCGTACCGAGCACGAGACGATACCCCTGAGCCACCACAGCACCAACAGTTACCCACGCCACGACCCTTACAAACACAAGCACTACAGtaccaacagcagcagcagcagcaaccaggGACACCACAGCACCAAGActtcccctcgccggcgccggcgccgcccaATGGGGAGATGGACGCTCTCAACGATGTCATCTTCCCAGCGCTTGAGGAGGCACTCAAAAGGCGGCAGATCCGACTGCAGCAACAAATCCAAGCGATGCCACCCGGCGCAGCTTCGCAGTTTGCCGGCGGTGCCCCCGCTCCCACCCCGCGACAGCAGCGGGCAGAGGCAGCGCACGAAAAGATACGGAAGCTTGTGTACCGGGTCGCGCACATGTGCAAGGAGATCGACCACTATGACAAGTCTGAGCCGGTTCATATGGACACGGGTAAGGACGCAGGGGGCACCTTTCTTGAGGGATTCCTAGAGGAAATCATGTTGAGGGTCGAACCTTTTGATGAAGGTGAGGGTTGA